A single window of Solanum dulcamara chromosome 5, daSolDulc1.2, whole genome shotgun sequence DNA harbors:
- the LOC129889503 gene encoding TATA-binding protein-associated factor BTAF1 isoform X2, with protein sequence MDVNEMIRDEDLIMQRANSPGNGVAAQYYSSRPVGNIRHYVAKMVPSVRSRRPSARELNLLKRKAKISSKDQTKGWNKDGDAEAPQSQDIISPRGMCPDMSSSNKLLGENISDEDGLEYDGDKIWPFQSFVEQLILDMFDPLWEVRHGSVMAMREILTHQGANAGVIIPDLRCDSALNIKIEERVDENTVKRERPIDLNMQVPLDELESVSKKLKVQPEDASYLPMDTMVCTSRDGDPGGVTVKVEDVGLSLAVEQANGEFSIGSVKLETQSHLSGGSLGNDMSDEKGGGMDKTSMEKMGILENLPENCELMNLVKLARHSWLKNCEFLQDCAIRFLCVLSLERFGDYVSDQVVAPVRETCAQALGAVLKYMHPTLVHETLNILLQMQRRPEWEIRHGSLLGIKYLVAVRQEMLSELLFCVLPACKAGLEDPDDDVRAVAADALLPTAASVVALNGQLLHSIIMLLWDILLDLDDLSPSTSSVMNLLAEIYSQEQMIPKSFGEKKKFDLNEIDRQDDLGEGTWSSENPYMLSTLAPRLWPFMRHSITSVRYSAIRTLERLLEAEYKRSIVESSSSFWPSFILGDTLRIVFQNLLLESNEEIVQCSGRVWRILLQCPVEDLEDASKVYFPSWLELATTPYGSSLDTAKMFWPVALPRKSHFKAAAKMRAVKPENDSLKSICSDSGEGITVLEKSVEASTSSGKIVVGADIDMSVTYTRVVTATVLGILASRLREGSLQFFIDPLWKALTSLSGVQRQVASMVLISWFKELKTRNILDMDAVIAGISSNFRSWLLDLLACTNPAFPTKDSFLPYIELSRTYDKMRNEARQLYHATESSDMLKDLLSSTPVDLDNLSADDAISFASKLQFSSIDTTGEESAARNSLDELETFKQRLLSTSGYLKCVQNNLHVTVSSLLASAVVWMNELPVKLNPIILPLMASIKREQEEILQSKAAEALAELIYRCMGRKPGPNDKLIKNLCSLTCMDPCETPQAGILSSIEIIEEQDLLSSGSSSNRHKSKVHMLSPGEDRSKVEGFISRRGSELALKFLCEKLGGSLFEKLPKLWDCLVEVLKPCSLEGMTAEDERLITQAIELVKDPQNLINNIQVVRSIAPMLDETLRPKLLTLLPCIFRCVRHSHIAVRLAASRCITTMAKSMTLDVMGSVIENVVPMLGDITSVHSKQGAGMLVSLLVQGLGIELVPYAPLLVVPLLRCMSDSDHSVRQSVTHSFATLVPLLPLARGVSPPVGLSEHLSRSQEDVKFLEQLIDNSHIDDYKLSTELKVTLRRYQQEGINWLAFLKRFNLHGILCDDMGLGKTLQASAIVASDLAEHIALNSSQDLPPSLIICPSTLVGHWVYEIEKFIDGSLLTTLQYVGSAQERSSLRSQFNQHNVIVTSYDVIRKDVDYLRQLFWNYCILDEGHIIKNSKSKITVAVKQLKAQHRLILSGTPIQNNVLDLWSLFDFLMPGFLGTERQFHASYGKPLLAARDPKCSAKDAEAGVLAMEALHKQVMPFLLRRTKDEVLSDLPEKIIQDRYCDLSPVQLKLYEQFSGSHVRQEISSMVKHNESDASQKNDLPKASSHVFQALQYLLKLCSHPLLVFGERVSESLSSVVSELFSPGSDIVSELHQLHHSPKLVALQEILSECGIGVDSGSEGSICVGQHRVLIFAQHKALLDIIERDLFQNHMKNVTYLRLDGSVEPEKRFDIVKAFNSDPTIDVLLLTTHVGGLGLNLTSADTLVFMEHDWNPMRDHQAMDRAHRLGQRKVVNVHRLIMRGTLEEKVMSLQRFKVSVANAVINAENASLKTMNTDQLLDLFTSAESKKGASRSKRSDEKSDVDSILPRSGKGLKAILGGLEELWDQSQYTEEYNLGQFLAKLNG encoded by the exons ATGGATGTCAATGAAATGATAAGGGATGAGGACCTGATCATGCAGAGAGCTAATTCTCCAGGAAATGGTGTTGCTGCTCAGTATTATTCATCGAGGCCTGTTGGCAATATCCGGCATTATGTTGCAAAAATGGTACCAAGTGTCAGATCTCGGAGGCCAAGTGCACGGGAACTAAATCTTTTGAAGCGGAAAGCAAAAATAAGCTCAAAGGACCAAACAAAAGGATGGAATAAGGATGGAGATGCAGAAGCTCCACAATCACAAGATATAATATCTCCTAGGGGCATGTGTCCTGATATGTCGAGCTCTAATAAG CTACTTGGTGAAAACATCTCTGATGAAGATGGTCTAGAGTATGATGGAGATAAGATTTGGCCATTTCAGAGTTTTGTTGAGCAACTCATCCTTGATATGTTTGATCCTT TATGGGAGGTTCGTCATGGCAGTGTCATGGCTATGAGAGAGATCTTAACTCATCAAGGTGCTAATGCAGGAGTAATCATTCCAGACTTGAGATGTGATAGTgcattaaatattaaaatagaagAGAGGGTAGACGAGAATACTGTCAAAAGGGAGAGACCCATTGATCTGAATATGCAAGTTCCACTTGATGAGCTAGAGTCAGTTTCCAAGAAACTGAAGGTTCAACCTGAAGATGCATCTTATTTGCCGATGGATACCATGGTCTGTACAAGCAGGGATGGTGATCCTGGTGGTGTTACTGTAAAAGTGGAAGATGTTGGATTGAGTTTGGCTGTTGAACAGGCAAATGGTGAATTTAGCATTGGTTCTGTTAAGTTGGAGACTCAATCTCATCTCAGTGGTGGAAGTCTGGGTAATGATATGTCAGATGAGAAGGGGGGTGGCATGGATAAGACTTCGATGGAAAAGATGGGTATTCTAGAAAACCTTCCTGAGAATTGTGAGCTGATGAACTTGGTTAAATTGGCTAGGCATTCTTGGCTCAAGAATTGTGAATTTCTTCAGGATTGTGCTATTCGTTTCTTATGTGTCTTATCATTGGAACG TTTTGGAGACTATGTATCGGATCAAGTTGTGGCTCCTGTTCGTGAGACTTGTGCACAAGCTTTGGGTGCTGTGCTTAAGTACATGCATCCTACTCTAGTTCATGAGACACTGAATATCTTGCTACAGATGCAG CGTAGACCGGAATGGGAGATTCGTCATGGGAGTCTTTTGGGGATCAAGTACCTAGTTGCCGTGCGGCAG GAAATGCTTTCTGAGTTGCTTTTCTGTGTTCTCCCGGCATGTAAAGCTGGTCTTGAAGATCCTGATGATGATGTGAGAGCTGTTGCAGCAGATGCTTTATTGCCCACTGCAGCGTCTGTTGTTGCATTAAATGGTCAGCTGTTGCATTCTATAATCATGTTGCTTTGGGATATTTTGCTTGACTTGGATGATCTCAGTCCATCTACCAGCAG TGTGATGAATCTGTTGGCAGAGATCTACTCTCAAGAGCAAATGATTCCCAAATCTTTTGGGGAGAAAAAGAAATTTGATCTCAATGAAATTGATCGCCAAGATGACCTTGGGGAAGGGACATGGTCTTCAGAAAATCCTTACATGCTATCAACATTGGCGCCAAGACTATGGCCTTTCATGAGACATAGTATCACTTCAGTCCGTTATTCAGCGATCCGAACTTTG GAGCGATTGCTTGAAGCCGAATATAAGAGGAGCATTGTTGAGTCATCTAGCTCTTTCTGGCCTTCATTTATTTTGGGTGATACTCTCAGGATTGTTTTCCAGAATTTGCTGCTTGAATCAAATGAGGAGATCGTCCAGTGCTCAGGCAGGGTTTGGAGGATCCTTCTCCAG TGCCCAGTGGAAGACTTGGAAGATGCTTCAAAGGTATATTTTCCTTCCTGGTTGGAGTTAGCAACTACTCCATATGGTTCATCATTGGATACTGCAAAAATGTTTTGGCCTGTAGCTCTTCCTCGCAAAAGCCACTTCAAAGCAGCTGCAAAGATGCGAGCTGTGAAACCAGAAAATGATTCCCTTAAAAGCATATGCTCAGATTCAGGTGAAGGCATTACTGTGCTGGAGAAAAGTGTAGAGGCTTCCACCAGCAGCGGAAAGATTGTGGTGGGTGCTGACATCGACATGTCGGTCACGTATACACGCGTTGTTACTGCCACAGTCTTGGGCATTTTAGCTTCTAGGTTGCGTGAaggttctttgcaattttttatTGACCCCTTATGGAAGGCGCTTACCTCTCTATCTGGAGTTCAGCGGCAG GTAGCTTCAATGGTACTTATTTCTTGGTTTAAAGAACTGAAAACCAGGAACATTTTGGATATGGATGCGGTCATTGCTGGCATCTCAAGTAATTTTAGGAGCTGGTTGTTGGATTTGTTAGCCTGCACTAATCCTGCGTTTCCTACAAAAGATTCTTTTCTTCCTTACATTGAACTCTCAAGAACATATGATAAAATGCGCAATGAAGCCCGTCAACTGTACCATGCAACCGAGTCATCTGACATGCTGAAAGATTTGTTATCATCTACCCCGGTTGACTTGGATAATCTCAGTGCAGATGATGCAATTAGTTTTGCATCTAAACTTCAATTTTCAAGTATTGATACTACGGGGGAGGAATCTGCCGCGCGGAACAGTCTGGACGAATTAGAAACATTCAAACAGAGGCTTTTGAGCACTTCTGGGTATTTGAAATGCGTCCAG AACAATTTGCATGTTACTGTCTCTTCTTTACTGGCTTCTGCTGTTGTCTGGATGAATGAACTTCCCGTGAAATTGAATCCAATTATATTAcctttgatggcttctattaaGAGAGAACAG GAGGAGATATTACAAAGTAAGGCGGCTGAGGCTCTTGCAGAGCTTATCTATCGTTGTATGGGACGGAAGCCTGGACCAAATGACAAGTTAATTAAGAACCTCTGTAGTTTGACATGCATGGATCCTTGTGAGACACCTCAAGCCGGAATTTTGAGTTCTATAGAAATAATTGAAGAGCAGGATCTTCTATCCTCAGGAAGTAGCAGTAATAGACACAAATCAAAAGTTCATATGCTCTCGCCTGGTGAAGATCGTTCTAAGGTTGAGGGCTTCATCAGTAGACGTGGATCTGAACTTGCCTTGAAGTTCTTATGTGAAAAATTGGGTGGATCTTTGTTTGAAAAGCTTCCTAAGCTGTGGGACTGCCTAGTGGAAGTTCTTAAGCCTTGTAGCCTTGAAGGCATGACTGCAGAAGATGAAAGACTTATTACTCAAGCTATTGAGTTGGTTAAGGATCCTCAGAACTTGATTAACAATATCCAG GTGGTCCGTTCCATTGCACCAATGCTGGATGAGACATTAAGACCGAAACTCCTCACTCTCCTTCCATGCATTTTCAGATGTGTTCGTCATTCACATATTGCTGTGAGATTAGCTGCATCTAGATGTATTACAACCATGGCCAAGTCAATGACATTGGATGTGATGGGTTCAGTTATTGAGAATGTGGTGCCTATGTTAGGTGACATTACATCTGTACATTCTAAACAAGGAGCTGGCATGCTTGTCAGTTTGCTTGTCCAGGGACTTGGTATTGAGCTGGTTCCATATGCTCCCCTCTTAGTAGTTCCCCTTCTGAGGTGTATGAGTGATTCAGATCATTCTGTCAGACAGAGTGTGACACATAGTTTTGCGACCCTTGTGCCTCTACTTCCATTAGCACGTGGTGTTTCTCCTCCTGTTGGTCTTAGTGAACACTTATCAAGAAGTCAAGAAGATGTTAAATTTTTGGAGCAGCTAATTGACAACTCTCATATTGATGATTACAAGCTCTCAACTGAACTAAAGGTGACATTGAGAAG GTACCAACAAGAAGGTATAAATTGGTTGGCATTTTTGAAGCGCTTTAATCTTCACGGCATTTTATGTGATGACATGGGCCTTGGTAAGACCCTTCAAGCATCAGCAATTGTGGCATCTGATTTAGCAGAGCACATTGCTCTAAATAGTTCCCAAGATCTACCTCCATCCTTGATAATATGCCCCTCAACCCTTGTTGGCCACTGGGtttatgaaatagagaagtTTATTGATGGTTCTTTGCTTACCACCCTCCAGTATGTTGGTTCTGCACAAGAGCGCAGTTCTCTACGGTCTCAGTTTAATCAGCATAATGTTATAGTGACATCATATGATGTTATCCGCAAAGATGTTGATTATCTTAGACAACTGTTTTGGAACTATTGCATTCTAGATGAGGGACATATAATAAAGAATTCTAAGTCGAAAATAACAGTTGCTGTTAAACAATTGAAGGCACAACACCGCCTCATTCTTAGTGGAACACCAATACAG AATAATGTGTTGGATCTGTGGTCACTCTTTGACTTTCTTATGCCTGGGTTTCTTGGAACTGAAAGACAA TTTCATGCCTCCTACGGTAAACCACTACTGGCTGCCAGGGATCCCAAATGTTCAGCCAAGGATGCTGAAGCAGGTGTGCTTGCTATGGAAGCATTGCACAAGCAG GTGATGCCTTTTCTCCTTCGCCGGACTAAAGATGAAGTCTTATCTGATCTGCCAGAGAAAATTATTCAGGATAGATACTGTGACCTGAGTCCCGTTCAGCTAAAACTCTATGAACAATTCTCTGGTTCACATGTAAGACAAGAAATTTCCAGCATGGTGAAGCACAACGAATCAGATGCAAGCCAAAAAAATGATTTGCCAAAAGCATCTTCTCATGTATTCCAG GCACTTCAATACTTGCTTAAACTTTGTAGTCATCCTCTGCTTGTGTTTGGGGAGAGAGTTTCAGAATCCCTCTCATCTGTTGTGTCAGAGCTCTTCTCTCCTGGTTCTGACATTGTTTCagaactccatcaactccaCCACTCTCCCAAACTAGTCGCCTTGCAGGAGATCCTTTCGGAGTGTGGAATTGGTGTTGATTCAGGTTCTGAAGGCTCTATTTGTGTGGGACAGCACAGAGTCCTGATATTTGCACAACATAAG GCCTTGTTGGACATCATTGAGAGAGACCTGTTTCAAAATCATATGAAGAA TGTTACATACTTGAGGCTGGATGGATCAGTTGAACCAGAAAAGCGCTTTGACATTGTGAAAGCCTTCAATTCGGATCCTACTATAGACGTTTTATTGCTTACTACACATG TTGGTGGGCTTGGTTTGAACCTGACATCAGCTGATACCCTTGTGTTCATGGAGCATGACTGGAATCCAATGCGAGATCACCAG
- the LOC129889503 gene encoding TATA-binding protein-associated factor BTAF1 isoform X1, producing MAQQQSSRLNRLLTLLDTGSTQATRLTAARQIGEIAKSHPQDLNSLLSKVTQYLRSKKWDTRVAAAHAIGSIAENVKHTTLAEHCSSVEVKMSEEGISGNVEELVAWPKCYPEIGGTSFRSFDLNKVLEFGALLASAGQEYDIPTDNSKNSRERLARQKQNLRRRLGLDVCEQFMDVNEMIRDEDLIMQRANSPGNGVAAQYYSSRPVGNIRHYVAKMVPSVRSRRPSARELNLLKRKAKISSKDQTKGWNKDGDAEAPQSQDIISPRGMCPDMSSSNKLLGENISDEDGLEYDGDKIWPFQSFVEQLILDMFDPLWEVRHGSVMAMREILTHQGANAGVIIPDLRCDSALNIKIEERVDENTVKRERPIDLNMQVPLDELESVSKKLKVQPEDASYLPMDTMVCTSRDGDPGGVTVKVEDVGLSLAVEQANGEFSIGSVKLETQSHLSGGSLGNDMSDEKGGGMDKTSMEKMGILENLPENCELMNLVKLARHSWLKNCEFLQDCAIRFLCVLSLERFGDYVSDQVVAPVRETCAQALGAVLKYMHPTLVHETLNILLQMQRRPEWEIRHGSLLGIKYLVAVRQEMLSELLFCVLPACKAGLEDPDDDVRAVAADALLPTAASVVALNGQLLHSIIMLLWDILLDLDDLSPSTSSVMNLLAEIYSQEQMIPKSFGEKKKFDLNEIDRQDDLGEGTWSSENPYMLSTLAPRLWPFMRHSITSVRYSAIRTLERLLEAEYKRSIVESSSSFWPSFILGDTLRIVFQNLLLESNEEIVQCSGRVWRILLQCPVEDLEDASKVYFPSWLELATTPYGSSLDTAKMFWPVALPRKSHFKAAAKMRAVKPENDSLKSICSDSGEGITVLEKSVEASTSSGKIVVGADIDMSVTYTRVVTATVLGILASRLREGSLQFFIDPLWKALTSLSGVQRQVASMVLISWFKELKTRNILDMDAVIAGISSNFRSWLLDLLACTNPAFPTKDSFLPYIELSRTYDKMRNEARQLYHATESSDMLKDLLSSTPVDLDNLSADDAISFASKLQFSSIDTTGEESAARNSLDELETFKQRLLSTSGYLKCVQNNLHVTVSSLLASAVVWMNELPVKLNPIILPLMASIKREQEEILQSKAAEALAELIYRCMGRKPGPNDKLIKNLCSLTCMDPCETPQAGILSSIEIIEEQDLLSSGSSSNRHKSKVHMLSPGEDRSKVEGFISRRGSELALKFLCEKLGGSLFEKLPKLWDCLVEVLKPCSLEGMTAEDERLITQAIELVKDPQNLINNIQVVRSIAPMLDETLRPKLLTLLPCIFRCVRHSHIAVRLAASRCITTMAKSMTLDVMGSVIENVVPMLGDITSVHSKQGAGMLVSLLVQGLGIELVPYAPLLVVPLLRCMSDSDHSVRQSVTHSFATLVPLLPLARGVSPPVGLSEHLSRSQEDVKFLEQLIDNSHIDDYKLSTELKVTLRRYQQEGINWLAFLKRFNLHGILCDDMGLGKTLQASAIVASDLAEHIALNSSQDLPPSLIICPSTLVGHWVYEIEKFIDGSLLTTLQYVGSAQERSSLRSQFNQHNVIVTSYDVIRKDVDYLRQLFWNYCILDEGHIIKNSKSKITVAVKQLKAQHRLILSGTPIQNNVLDLWSLFDFLMPGFLGTERQFHASYGKPLLAARDPKCSAKDAEAGVLAMEALHKQVMPFLLRRTKDEVLSDLPEKIIQDRYCDLSPVQLKLYEQFSGSHVRQEISSMVKHNESDASQKNDLPKASSHVFQALQYLLKLCSHPLLVFGERVSESLSSVVSELFSPGSDIVSELHQLHHSPKLVALQEILSECGIGVDSGSEGSICVGQHRVLIFAQHKALLDIIERDLFQNHMKNVTYLRLDGSVEPEKRFDIVKAFNSDPTIDVLLLTTHVGGLGLNLTSADTLVFMEHDWNPMRDHQAMDRAHRLGQRKVVNVHRLIMRGTLEEKVMSLQRFKVSVANAVINAENASLKTMNTDQLLDLFTSAESKKGASRSKRSDEKSDVDSILPRSGKGLKAILGGLEELWDQSQYTEEYNLGQFLAKLNG from the exons ATGGCTCAGCAGCAATCGTCACGGCTTAATCGCCTGCTTACTTTATTAGACA CTGGCTCCACTCAAGCAACAAGATTGACAGCAGCTAGGCAGATTGGTGAAATAGCCAAATCACATCCTCAGGACCTGAACTCGTTGTTGAGTAAG GTTACACAATATCTTAGGAGTAAAAAATGGGACACCAGAGTTGCTGCTGCTCATGCCATTGGATCAATTGCTGAGAATGTTAAACATACGACTCTGGCTGAACACTGTTCATCTGTAGAGGTGAAAATGTCTGAAGAAGGAATCTCAGGCAATGTTGAAGAATTGGTAGCTTGGCCTAAATGTTATCCTGAAATAGGAGGGACCTCTTTCAGAAG TTTTGACTTGAACAAAGTACTTGAGTTTGGGGCTCTATTGGCATCGGCAGGACAG GAGTATGATATTCCTACGGACAATAGCAAGAATTCAAGGGAGCGGTTGGCCCGCCAGAAACAAAACCTGCGACGTCGATTGG GATTAGATGTGTGTGAACAGTTCATGGATGTCAATGAAATGATAAGGGATGAGGACCTGATCATGCAGAGAGCTAATTCTCCAGGAAATGGTGTTGCTGCTCAGTATTATTCATCGAGGCCTGTTGGCAATATCCGGCATTATGTTGCAAAAATGGTACCAAGTGTCAGATCTCGGAGGCCAAGTGCACGGGAACTAAATCTTTTGAAGCGGAAAGCAAAAATAAGCTCAAAGGACCAAACAAAAGGATGGAATAAGGATGGAGATGCAGAAGCTCCACAATCACAAGATATAATATCTCCTAGGGGCATGTGTCCTGATATGTCGAGCTCTAATAAG CTACTTGGTGAAAACATCTCTGATGAAGATGGTCTAGAGTATGATGGAGATAAGATTTGGCCATTTCAGAGTTTTGTTGAGCAACTCATCCTTGATATGTTTGATCCTT TATGGGAGGTTCGTCATGGCAGTGTCATGGCTATGAGAGAGATCTTAACTCATCAAGGTGCTAATGCAGGAGTAATCATTCCAGACTTGAGATGTGATAGTgcattaaatattaaaatagaagAGAGGGTAGACGAGAATACTGTCAAAAGGGAGAGACCCATTGATCTGAATATGCAAGTTCCACTTGATGAGCTAGAGTCAGTTTCCAAGAAACTGAAGGTTCAACCTGAAGATGCATCTTATTTGCCGATGGATACCATGGTCTGTACAAGCAGGGATGGTGATCCTGGTGGTGTTACTGTAAAAGTGGAAGATGTTGGATTGAGTTTGGCTGTTGAACAGGCAAATGGTGAATTTAGCATTGGTTCTGTTAAGTTGGAGACTCAATCTCATCTCAGTGGTGGAAGTCTGGGTAATGATATGTCAGATGAGAAGGGGGGTGGCATGGATAAGACTTCGATGGAAAAGATGGGTATTCTAGAAAACCTTCCTGAGAATTGTGAGCTGATGAACTTGGTTAAATTGGCTAGGCATTCTTGGCTCAAGAATTGTGAATTTCTTCAGGATTGTGCTATTCGTTTCTTATGTGTCTTATCATTGGAACG TTTTGGAGACTATGTATCGGATCAAGTTGTGGCTCCTGTTCGTGAGACTTGTGCACAAGCTTTGGGTGCTGTGCTTAAGTACATGCATCCTACTCTAGTTCATGAGACACTGAATATCTTGCTACAGATGCAG CGTAGACCGGAATGGGAGATTCGTCATGGGAGTCTTTTGGGGATCAAGTACCTAGTTGCCGTGCGGCAG GAAATGCTTTCTGAGTTGCTTTTCTGTGTTCTCCCGGCATGTAAAGCTGGTCTTGAAGATCCTGATGATGATGTGAGAGCTGTTGCAGCAGATGCTTTATTGCCCACTGCAGCGTCTGTTGTTGCATTAAATGGTCAGCTGTTGCATTCTATAATCATGTTGCTTTGGGATATTTTGCTTGACTTGGATGATCTCAGTCCATCTACCAGCAG TGTGATGAATCTGTTGGCAGAGATCTACTCTCAAGAGCAAATGATTCCCAAATCTTTTGGGGAGAAAAAGAAATTTGATCTCAATGAAATTGATCGCCAAGATGACCTTGGGGAAGGGACATGGTCTTCAGAAAATCCTTACATGCTATCAACATTGGCGCCAAGACTATGGCCTTTCATGAGACATAGTATCACTTCAGTCCGTTATTCAGCGATCCGAACTTTG GAGCGATTGCTTGAAGCCGAATATAAGAGGAGCATTGTTGAGTCATCTAGCTCTTTCTGGCCTTCATTTATTTTGGGTGATACTCTCAGGATTGTTTTCCAGAATTTGCTGCTTGAATCAAATGAGGAGATCGTCCAGTGCTCAGGCAGGGTTTGGAGGATCCTTCTCCAG TGCCCAGTGGAAGACTTGGAAGATGCTTCAAAGGTATATTTTCCTTCCTGGTTGGAGTTAGCAACTACTCCATATGGTTCATCATTGGATACTGCAAAAATGTTTTGGCCTGTAGCTCTTCCTCGCAAAAGCCACTTCAAAGCAGCTGCAAAGATGCGAGCTGTGAAACCAGAAAATGATTCCCTTAAAAGCATATGCTCAGATTCAGGTGAAGGCATTACTGTGCTGGAGAAAAGTGTAGAGGCTTCCACCAGCAGCGGAAAGATTGTGGTGGGTGCTGACATCGACATGTCGGTCACGTATACACGCGTTGTTACTGCCACAGTCTTGGGCATTTTAGCTTCTAGGTTGCGTGAaggttctttgcaattttttatTGACCCCTTATGGAAGGCGCTTACCTCTCTATCTGGAGTTCAGCGGCAG GTAGCTTCAATGGTACTTATTTCTTGGTTTAAAGAACTGAAAACCAGGAACATTTTGGATATGGATGCGGTCATTGCTGGCATCTCAAGTAATTTTAGGAGCTGGTTGTTGGATTTGTTAGCCTGCACTAATCCTGCGTTTCCTACAAAAGATTCTTTTCTTCCTTACATTGAACTCTCAAGAACATATGATAAAATGCGCAATGAAGCCCGTCAACTGTACCATGCAACCGAGTCATCTGACATGCTGAAAGATTTGTTATCATCTACCCCGGTTGACTTGGATAATCTCAGTGCAGATGATGCAATTAGTTTTGCATCTAAACTTCAATTTTCAAGTATTGATACTACGGGGGAGGAATCTGCCGCGCGGAACAGTCTGGACGAATTAGAAACATTCAAACAGAGGCTTTTGAGCACTTCTGGGTATTTGAAATGCGTCCAG AACAATTTGCATGTTACTGTCTCTTCTTTACTGGCTTCTGCTGTTGTCTGGATGAATGAACTTCCCGTGAAATTGAATCCAATTATATTAcctttgatggcttctattaaGAGAGAACAG GAGGAGATATTACAAAGTAAGGCGGCTGAGGCTCTTGCAGAGCTTATCTATCGTTGTATGGGACGGAAGCCTGGACCAAATGACAAGTTAATTAAGAACCTCTGTAGTTTGACATGCATGGATCCTTGTGAGACACCTCAAGCCGGAATTTTGAGTTCTATAGAAATAATTGAAGAGCAGGATCTTCTATCCTCAGGAAGTAGCAGTAATAGACACAAATCAAAAGTTCATATGCTCTCGCCTGGTGAAGATCGTTCTAAGGTTGAGGGCTTCATCAGTAGACGTGGATCTGAACTTGCCTTGAAGTTCTTATGTGAAAAATTGGGTGGATCTTTGTTTGAAAAGCTTCCTAAGCTGTGGGACTGCCTAGTGGAAGTTCTTAAGCCTTGTAGCCTTGAAGGCATGACTGCAGAAGATGAAAGACTTATTACTCAAGCTATTGAGTTGGTTAAGGATCCTCAGAACTTGATTAACAATATCCAG GTGGTCCGTTCCATTGCACCAATGCTGGATGAGACATTAAGACCGAAACTCCTCACTCTCCTTCCATGCATTTTCAGATGTGTTCGTCATTCACATATTGCTGTGAGATTAGCTGCATCTAGATGTATTACAACCATGGCCAAGTCAATGACATTGGATGTGATGGGTTCAGTTATTGAGAATGTGGTGCCTATGTTAGGTGACATTACATCTGTACATTCTAAACAAGGAGCTGGCATGCTTGTCAGTTTGCTTGTCCAGGGACTTGGTATTGAGCTGGTTCCATATGCTCCCCTCTTAGTAGTTCCCCTTCTGAGGTGTATGAGTGATTCAGATCATTCTGTCAGACAGAGTGTGACACATAGTTTTGCGACCCTTGTGCCTCTACTTCCATTAGCACGTGGTGTTTCTCCTCCTGTTGGTCTTAGTGAACACTTATCAAGAAGTCAAGAAGATGTTAAATTTTTGGAGCAGCTAATTGACAACTCTCATATTGATGATTACAAGCTCTCAACTGAACTAAAGGTGACATTGAGAAG GTACCAACAAGAAGGTATAAATTGGTTGGCATTTTTGAAGCGCTTTAATCTTCACGGCATTTTATGTGATGACATGGGCCTTGGTAAGACCCTTCAAGCATCAGCAATTGTGGCATCTGATTTAGCAGAGCACATTGCTCTAAATAGTTCCCAAGATCTACCTCCATCCTTGATAATATGCCCCTCAACCCTTGTTGGCCACTGGGtttatgaaatagagaagtTTATTGATGGTTCTTTGCTTACCACCCTCCAGTATGTTGGTTCTGCACAAGAGCGCAGTTCTCTACGGTCTCAGTTTAATCAGCATAATGTTATAGTGACATCATATGATGTTATCCGCAAAGATGTTGATTATCTTAGACAACTGTTTTGGAACTATTGCATTCTAGATGAGGGACATATAATAAAGAATTCTAAGTCGAAAATAACAGTTGCTGTTAAACAATTGAAGGCACAACACCGCCTCATTCTTAGTGGAACACCAATACAG AATAATGTGTTGGATCTGTGGTCACTCTTTGACTTTCTTATGCCTGGGTTTCTTGGAACTGAAAGACAA TTTCATGCCTCCTACGGTAAACCACTACTGGCTGCCAGGGATCCCAAATGTTCAGCCAAGGATGCTGAAGCAGGTGTGCTTGCTATGGAAGCATTGCACAAGCAG GTGATGCCTTTTCTCCTTCGCCGGACTAAAGATGAAGTCTTATCTGATCTGCCAGAGAAAATTATTCAGGATAGATACTGTGACCTGAGTCCCGTTCAGCTAAAACTCTATGAACAATTCTCTGGTTCACATGTAAGACAAGAAATTTCCAGCATGGTGAAGCACAACGAATCAGATGCAAGCCAAAAAAATGATTTGCCAAAAGCATCTTCTCATGTATTCCAG GCACTTCAATACTTGCTTAAACTTTGTAGTCATCCTCTGCTTGTGTTTGGGGAGAGAGTTTCAGAATCCCTCTCATCTGTTGTGTCAGAGCTCTTCTCTCCTGGTTCTGACATTGTTTCagaactccatcaactccaCCACTCTCCCAAACTAGTCGCCTTGCAGGAGATCCTTTCGGAGTGTGGAATTGGTGTTGATTCAGGTTCTGAAGGCTCTATTTGTGTGGGACAGCACAGAGTCCTGATATTTGCACAACATAAG GCCTTGTTGGACATCATTGAGAGAGACCTGTTTCAAAATCATATGAAGAA TGTTACATACTTGAGGCTGGATGGATCAGTTGAACCAGAAAAGCGCTTTGACATTGTGAAAGCCTTCAATTCGGATCCTACTATAGACGTTTTATTGCTTACTACACATG TTGGTGGGCTTGGTTTGAACCTGACATCAGCTGATACCCTTGTGTTCATGGAGCATGACTGGAATCCAATGCGAGATCACCAG